The Clostridia bacterium genomic interval GAATCCGTCTTTTGCATCCATGCCGACTACAATTTTTGGACCGTACTTTTTTACCGCATCTTTTAAAATTTCAGACGAGGTATAAGCTATTGTTCCCAAAATCACTCTATCAGCTTTTAGTATTTCAAGCCTATAAGCAATATCATCCAAACTTCTAATGCCACCACCGATTTGAACCGGAATGTTTACAGTTTGGATAATGTCTTTAATAACATCAGAATTGCTATTATCGTTACTATCAAAAGCGGCGTTCAAATCAACAATATGTAAAAATTCAGCTCCTGCTTTTTTAAATTCCAATGCTTTTTCCAAAGGATTTCCATAAACCGTTTTTTGGTTTGGATCGCCTTTAACAAGCCTTACACATTGGCCGTCCATTATATCTATGGCAGGAAAAACAATCATTCATAACTCTCCAAAATTTTTTAGTATTTTAAGTCCAACTTCACCGCTTTTTTCGGGATGAAATTGCATTCCTAGGATATTTTTTTCTCTTACCGCTGCTGTAAATTTATGTCCGCAATAATCAGAATATGCTATTACAAAATTTTGAGAACAACTTGCATAATATGAATGCACAAAATAAACCATTGAATTATCTTGCACATCTTTAAATATCAAATCATCTTTTATTTCAAGACTATTCCACCCGATATGCGGAATTTTATAATTGGGATTATCAAACTTGATTATTTCACCTTTTATAAGCCCTAAACCCTCATATCGCCCATCTTCAAAGCTTACATCAAACAACAGTTGATGCCCTAAACAAATCCCCAGCAAATATTTGCCTTGTAGTACATTGCTTTTTATTGCCTGGTCAAGTCCTGTTTGTTGCAGCAAATTAATCGCATCTTTAAAAGCACCTACACCTGGTAAAATGATTTTGTCATAGTTCTGAAGATCTTCTTTTTTGGAAGTGATACAGGAGTTAAAGCCTAAAAATTCA includes:
- the hisA gene encoding 1-(5-phosphoribosyl)-5-[(5-phosphoribosylamino)methylideneamino]imidazole-4-carboxamide isomerase, which translates into the protein MIVFPAIDIMDGQCVRLVKGDPNQKTVYGNPLEKALEFKKAGAEFLHIVDLNAAFDSNDNSNSDVIKDIIQTVNIPVQIGGGIRSLDDIAYRLEILKADRVILGTIAYTSSEILKDAVKKYGPKIVVGMDAKDGFLAVKGWQEITKKNILDMGKELKDLGVHTVLFTDISRDGNLQGINIQKTIEIQNQCGLNVIASGGAKDMDDVNRLCEAGVYGVILGKSLYENKINLVEAINRSKSC
- the hisH gene encoding imidazole glycerol phosphate synthase subunit HisH, translated to MKIAIIDYGMGNLRSIQKACEFLGFNSCITSKKEDLQNYDKIILPGVGAFKDAINLLQQTGLDQAIKSNVLQGKYLLGICLGHQLLFDVSFEDGRYEGLGLIKGEIIKFDNPNYKIPHIGWNSLEIKDDLIFKDVQDNSMVYFVHSYYASCSQNFVIAYSDYCGHKFTAAVREKNILGMQFHPEKSGEVGLKILKNFGEL